The sequence below is a genomic window from Myxocyprinus asiaticus isolate MX2 ecotype Aquarium Trade chromosome 9, UBuf_Myxa_2, whole genome shotgun sequence.
CCTCTTGAGATAGACTCGTCCCCTCTGGACAGCCCGGACTCCGCCTCCAGCATGACAAACAGCAAAGATGCAGTTGCTATGGCAAAGGACCCTGTTGCCATGAGGAAGATGAAGGTGAGATTTAGTGTCTTTTCATTTGGAGACAGATATTTGGATTTTAGATTATTAAGTACAGTTGAAATACCCATTCTAATCAGTTTTACTCTACTGAAGCATAAAATAATGTTGTGTATCCACACTTTTACAGGATTTTCCACCAAGGACTGCAGCAAGTTCCACCCCTACGCCGACCATAGTGCGACCAGGCTCACTACCACTTCACCAAGGATTTGAATCTATGAACCCTACTCAGCCCTCACCCACCTCTGTTATCACAAGGACCCCTCCCTCAAACAGACTAAGGTACAAAGATGCCAGTGGAGAGGTCAGCAACTTTGAGACAGAGAAAGAAGTATCATGtctattatttatttgaattaattattGAAATGTCTGTCACATCTGCATGCCAAACTAACTCTGGCAGTAATCCTTTATTGTAGTTTGGTCTTTGCTACTTATGGGGCTTCTTATAGTGTTGAACTATCCAAATTAAATCACTGGTGTGACCATCTGATACATAGAGTTGTTGATCCACTGCATTGGCGCAGATACACTTTAAACCTTTTTAATTACATGAGTCATTTCAGTgttgtttacacctctcattccTCACCCTCTTTGAGGAAAAATGTCCTAAAATAGTACCTCTTTCACTCTGTTTTCAGCTCACCGTCTGGTTCTTTTCCTATGCTGATGCAGCTACCAAATGGTCAGGCTGTTCCACTACTGCCCAGTCCAGGGCAGACTTCGGTCATATCAGTAAGGATTTCTCCAGGGTtcggagggttactttttaaatgtaatctgttacatttactgattactttgcaaaaaatgtaataaccGTGTCCAGTTACTGCAATAAGAAATGAATGTAATCAGATTATCTTTAATTACTTTTCAATTACCTCAAGGTCacatatgtgaataaagtcaaaAGAAAAGCAATATGATCTTAAACAGTTTTAATAATCTAATGAGTAATGTAGCTATTATtacatgtaagaaaaaaaaaaaaggaaaacagggAACTGCTTCCTTAACATCTTCAACTCTGCAGCCCCGCCATTGGGAAAAAAGTTTactcttaaaatgttcaagtttcCGATTACATAAGtccaggcatatgaggtatcgtttgaaagcttagaatctgaacttttcatagataaccaccgcttctgcatttgttacataaaataacaaaataaggcctgaaaacatttgcgtcgcaaatcagcgccacctagaggtcatgtggtaggtcatttatattaatatgaatataaaagtatttaaaatagcacttaaatagacaattcatatatcaaatgatagcgctcattctcaggaatgagactgtacagtttattttgttgccctcatatcacagtttgaaagattttcaaaataatcacaaagtgaaatgatATTTGGaaaacatcaaatacaaacgtcccTTTTATGTgtcgatcactgctgctgtaagccaaGAATAGCttaactttatatctgcttttaccttgagccatttttttacttgtctgtgagcttgcttgtgtgaataatccaatgttaaatcttagatgtccagaacaaaatatgcggtccagcaggaaaagcatgctaaacaaatcatcagaaatatgttattgactattgatgataaaaagtttcatcatttcatcatcgCACAGAGGAGGATCTcggctttctaatgacacctagatcgAGCGTCTAGTCCACTCacaggccgagatattcaatgaaacagtgggggtggtgcatgaactgaaaattagactgaatgtctatggacgagcacatctgcgaGGTCTAAAATGCATTAGATTGCCATCTACTTTTCAGATCGACATTTTGTGACGGAAGTTggaggaaaaatatattttttgtagtaCTTGCTGCCATATAGTGGAATTAAATAAGACTTAggagggagatggagtgaacagaaccaaaattacatgcttaTAAAGTTAGAACAACAAATAATAGGAAAACAGAGTATGCTCaaatataaagtatttttaaacaaatcatgTGTGTCCTCTATCTGCtacaaaaaatacagtaaaaaaatggcTTATGCATTAAGCAAATACAattagaacagatgcactgaatatGTATtgtttaacattaaacaaaatctgaGAGGATATACTGTACATCAGATTCAAAAACCACTGCAAAGTTTGATTCTTCCATATATTGCAGTTAGCGTGTAGACTAATTGGCACCATTCATTTACTTCAGACTGTATTCAGTGGGAAGATAAAAGGCTGtcttcatcatcattatcattaatGCAGTGCCTCCAGTGTATTTCCTCGGCTTGCTCATGATCCACAGTCTAACATCAcaagaaaaaatataattctagtttaaaaaaatagatcaaaatagatttaaaccttttttagtGTCTTATTCTTTCTctgagttttaaaatgttatttgttaaATTGTTCTTAATACAGTTATAATTAGTATCAAAATCAGAAATTCTCTATTGCACTTTTTCCCTaagaacttaaaaaaaattcacttcaTTTGTTATTGATAACTGACCATTTGAAAGCTTTATCTGTGTTTTCAGTAATTTGACAATTATGAGACCCTCACTTGTCAAAACAAGTACtcatttgttttgtatttgtattcCTGTTTCTCTGTTAATCTGGTGTtgctatgtgtgtgtttatatatagctTGCCAGATCGTCAAACACAGTGCCCAATATCCCAGGGATTCCAGGCCCTCCTATTTGTGGAAGCAGCAGTGGCTCCTCCTCTCCGTCTGGATACAGTACACACTCTGAGGCCAAGACGGTGagaatgcacacatgcacacccaCATGCAGTGCTAAAATAGGTATGCATGCTTTACAATGGGCTtattatataacaaaaaaaacaaaacagatgtaaCATCTCAAAGGTTTTGAGCATTAATTTACACACGGTggtgtttatttgtgtttgtatatGGGATCTGTCTCCCTCTAGAGGCTAAAGGCAGCACTTTCTCAGCAGAGTCCTAGTGGACCATcaccaatacaaaaaacagatCACACTGAGACACCGTCACCTGCTCAACCACAGGTGCTCACAGACACCTCATACCCGTGTTACATGCATACTAGTAATTAatttggtcaaaaaaaaaaaaaaacaaatatatatatatataatttttttttatttctttattttttttaattttaatttggatGGATTGAGTGTGTTAATAAATAGAGAAATGAATGGGGTTAAATTGGGCATTTTGTACTGAgtgtataacaaataaaaattcggtcatcatttactcatcctcatgtcgttccaaacccctatgactttcaatatttcgtggaacacaaaagaagatatttagcagaatgtcctaaCTGCCCTTTCCATACAATTCAATTGTGGATAGGGACCAGCAACAGCCATGGTCACTTTTCCAAAGAAAGTTCTACAGGTTTGGTACCTACAGAATGATCCCTTTAAGTGTTCAGAAAAGCATGTTGGTGAAAAGCAATGGATCTGACAGCTCATTCCATGTTCTACAGGTATCCCCTGCTCCACCAAAAGGTGGACGCAGACGTCGGGGAGCAGATATAGAGCCAGATGAGCGCAGGCGCCGCTTTCTTGAAAGAAACAGAGCAGCTGCCTCACGTTGTCGGCAGAAACGGAAAGTGTGGGTCAGTGCCCTAGAGAAACGTGCTGAAGAATTAGCCACTTCTAACGTCAACCTCACTGTGAGTCGCACAGAAATGAACAAGTAAAAATAGACAAGAATTAAGAAGAATGATTTTGTCTTATACTCAATGTTCTTgaaatttcatttaatatttacatatagCAATTTTGATAtataaggaatgttctgggttgaaTACAACTTGCTTTATTAACAGCATCTGTGGTCTTCTATCGTTTAccactaaaataattttgacactcGGCTTGTAAAACATTCAATGTTAATtctttgagctgtaaagatgtgTAAATCATTCTTTTAAAGTTGGGACTACTTTTCTtggtggatgaacttctggttataC
It includes:
- the LOC127446145 gene encoding cyclic AMP-dependent transcription factor ATF-7-like isoform X2, with the protein product MGDDRPFVCTAPGCGQRFTNEDHLAVHKHKHEMTLKFGQARTDTVIIADQTPTPTRFLKNCEEVGLFSELAGSFEQDLRKTQEVEERRIKGKLPALQTPTEVKEREGPLEIDSSPLDSPDSASSMTNSKDAVAMAKDPVAMRKMKDFPPRTAASSTPTPTIVRPGSLPLHQGFESMNPTQPSPTSVITRTPPSNRLSSPSGSFPMLMQLPNGQAVPLLPSPGQTSVISLARSSNTVPNIPGIPGPPICGSSSGSSSPSGYSTHSEAKTVSPAPPKGGRRRRGADIEPDERRRRFLERNRAAASRCRQKRKVWVSALEKRAEELATSNVNLTSEVSLLRTEVTRLKELLLAHKDCPVTTMQKKAYLAAGVDENSASALVMPVSVPAPVSVNGLSVRAAEAVAVLAGMGSGQWSNTARDASSQSQSTSR
- the LOC127446145 gene encoding cyclic AMP-dependent transcription factor ATF-7-like isoform X1, with amino-acid sequence MGDDRPFVCTAPGCGQRFTNEDHLAVHKHKHEMTLKFGQARTDTVIIADQTPTPTRFLKNCEEVGLFSELAGSFEQDLRKTQEVEERRIKGKLPALQTPTEVKEREGPLEIDSSPLDSPDSASSMTNSKDAVAMAKDPVAMRKMKDFPPRTAASSTPTPTIVRPGSLPLHQGFESMNPTQPSPTSVITRTPPSNRLSSPSGSFPMLMQLPNGQAVPLLPSPGQTSVISLARSSNTVPNIPGIPGPPICGSSSGSSSPSGYSTHSEAKTRLKAALSQQSPSGPSPIQKTDHTETPSPAQPQVSPAPPKGGRRRRGADIEPDERRRRFLERNRAAASRCRQKRKVWVSALEKRAEELATSNVNLTSEVSLLRTEVTRLKELLLAHKDCPVTTMQKKAYLAAGVDENSASALVMPVSVPAPVSVNGLSVRAAEAVAVLAGMGSGQWSNTARDASSQSQSTSR